The region GGGATGTTCTTGAGGAGGTCGAGCTTGAACTTGCTCTCGTTGCCGGGCCGCTCGGCGAGGCCGCCGAGGCGTCCGCTCTGCGCGTCGGCGATGGCTTGCGCGCGCGTGACGGTGAGCTTCTCGAAGATGTTGTTGGCCTTGATCTCCTTCTTCATCTCCTCCTCGAGCTTCGGAAAGTCCTCGGGGGAGATGCGGTGCGAGCA is a window of Verrucomicrobiota bacterium DNA encoding:
- a CDS encoding threonine--tRNA ligase, with protein sequence MPDENQPPAASNPERKTLDDRAKMTELERIRHSCAHVLATAILRLWPDAQFAYGPPVENGFYYDLECSHRISPEDFPKLEEEMKKEIKANNIFEKLTVTRAQAIADAQSGRLGGLAERPGNESKFKLDLLKNIP